From a single Phocoena sinus isolate mPhoSin1 chromosome 1, mPhoSin1.pri, whole genome shotgun sequence genomic region:
- the PUSL1 gene encoding LOW QUALITY PROTEIN: tRNA pseudouridine synthase-like 1 (The sequence of the model RefSeq protein was modified relative to this genomic sequence to represent the inferred CDS: deleted 2 bases in 1 codon): protein MHSSNSTVMAAAARGAHWHEDRGAPSSIPCRPARLRRAAPRRARRPPAPERGRRATAPPRLSLLGSVAKVRRPRAPPAVTAGERRQTPRRPAPFVRAGGRKCGWAQQQPREPSGPARSSDPAVRQPGELATSARPDCGGRMGLGASVWPAERESLRGAVSPGSALCTRSLSLAPPPPPPWAANRGCQPRLPGRGESPGAGAGLARGRDQAGFAGARGRSPTCRPSTPAAPRGPVPWPSACPNAGSGLAMGAGSVRARYLVYFQYLGTDFNGVAAVRGAQHAIGVQNYLEEAAERLNSVVPVKFTISSRTDAGVHALSNAAHLDVQRRSGRPPFSPEVLTQALNTHLRHPAIRVLQAFRVPSHFHARHAATSRTYLYRLATGCHRPDQLPVFERNRCWALRADCLDVAAMREAAQHLLGTHDFRAFQSAGSPATSPVRTLRRASVSPDPASSPFVLPEESRRLRFWSLEFESQSFLYRQVRRMTSVLVAVGLGALMPAQVKMILESQDPLGRHQSRVAPAHGLFLKAVLYEGFGKRRHGAVPACTPLTDGPLPRLSPCRGRGSQWQCCPSSWDSSLWPRGKPEPSSPSPSLALWGGRLRERSRRQQRVERGLNSGAKAGGSAVLLKALAWPLQRLSRSQDDLGSVHRSCLYVPSESTAQRSQVTPDTQQGQGSRSTLGPAAGRCPALYTTVHHTGTTAGPTPVSLDLPQVPACPGWAARNGV, encoded by the exons ATGCACTCCTCGAACTCCACCGTCATGGCTGCGGCGGCGCGAGGCGCTCACTGGCACGAGGACCGCGGCGCCCCGAGCAGCATCCCCTGCCGGCCCGCCCGCCtgcgccgcgccgcgccgcgccgcgctCGGCGCCCGCCCGCCCCGGAACGAGGCCGCCGCGccaccgccccgccccgcctGTCACTGCTGGGGAGCGTCGCCAAAGTCCGCCGCCCGCGCGCGCCGCCCGCTGTCACCGCCGGGGAGCGTCGCCAAACGCCCCGACGTCCCGCCCCCTTCGTCCGGGCAGGCGGTCGGAAGTGTGGGTGGGCCCAGCAACAGCCGCGGGAGCCGTCGGGTCCCGCGCGTTCCAGCGATCCGGCCGTTAGGCAACCCGGGGAATTGGCAACAAGCGCTCGGCCGGACTGCGGCGGGAGGATGGGGTTGGGGGCCAGCGTGTGGCCGGCGGAACGTGAGAGTCTGCGTGGGGCTGTCTCCCCTGGGTCGGCACTTTGCACCCGCTCCCTAAGTCTGGCCCCGCCTCCGCCCCCGCCCTGGGCGGCCAACCGAGGCTGCCAACCGAGGCTGCCTGGGCGGGGCGAAAGCCCAGGCGCAGGCGCGGGATTGGCCCGGGGGCGTGACCAGGCTGGGTTCGCGGGCGCGCGCGGGCGCAGCCCCACGTGCCGTCCCAGTACGCCTGCCGCTCCGCGGGGTCCGGTTCCG TGGCCCTCCGCCTGCCCCAATGCCGGGTCCGGCCTGGCCATGGGCGCGGGCTCAGTGCGGGCGCGCTACCTCGTGTACTTCCAGTACTTGGGCACGGACTTTAA CGGGGTCGCGGCAGTCAGGGGCGCCCAGCACGCCATCGGAGTCCAGAACTACCTGGAG gaggccgcagagcggctgaaCTCGGTGGTGCCGGTAAAGTTCACTATCTCCAGCCGCACGGATGCTGGGGTCCATGCCCTGAGCAACGCGGCGCACCTGGACGTCCAGCGCCGCTCAGGCCGGCCCCCCTTCTCCCCTGAAGTCCTGACGCAAGCCCTCAACACCCACCTGAGGCACCCGGCCATCCG GGTACTGCAGGCCTTCCGTGTGCCCAGCCACTTCCATGCCCGCCACGCAGCCACGTCCAGGACCTACCTGTACCGTCTGGCTACCGGCTGCCACAGGCCTGACCAGCTGCCCGTGTTTGAACGAAACCGGTGCTGGGCGCTTCGGGCTGA CTGCTTGGACGTCGCTGCCATGCGGGAGGCCGCCCAGCACCTCCTGGGGACACATGATTTCAGGGCCTTCCAGTCGGCTGGCAGCCCGGCCACCAGCCCGGTGCGCACCCTGCGCCGAGCCTCCGTGTCCCCCGACCCTGCCAGCAGCCCCTTTGTCCTCCCCGAGGAGAGCAG GCGGTTGCGGTTCTGGAGCCTGGAGTTTGAGAGCCAGTCCTTCCTATACAGACAG GTGCGGAGAATGACATCTGTGCTGGTGGCCGTGGGGCTGGGGGCTTTGATGCCTGCTCAGGTGAAGATGATTCTGGAGAGCCAGGACCCCCTGGGCAGGCACCAGAGCCGTGTGGCTCCCGCCCACGGCTTGTTCCTCAAGGCGGTGCTCTACGAGGGCTTCGGTAAGAGGCGGCATGGAGCGGTCCCTGCTTGTACCCCGTTGACTGACGGACCCCTCCCAAGGCTGAGTCCTTGCCGTGGGAGGGGCTCTCAGTGGCAATGCTGTCCCAGCAGCTGGGACTCCAGCCTGTGGCCAAGAGGAAAGCCAGAGCCCAGCAGCCCAagccccagcctggccctgtggggagggaggctgagagAGCGTTCTAGAAGGCAGCAGAGGGTAGAGAGGGGCTTGAACTCTGGGGCGAAGGCAGGGGGCTCTGCAGTCCTGCTGAAGGCTCTGGCCTGGCCCCTGCAGAGACTGTCACGCTCCCAGGATGACCTGGGGTCTGTTCACAGGTCCTGCCTCTATGTGCCCTCAGAGTCCACAGCACAGAGGTCACAGGTGACCCCTGACACGCAGCAAGGTCAGGGCAGCCGTAGCACACTAGGCCCAGCTGCTGGACGCTGCCCAGCTCTGTACACCACCGTGCATCACACAGGGACCACGGCAGGCCCCACGCCTGTCAGCCTGGACCTGCCACAAGTCCCCGCCTGCCCCGGGTGGGCTGCCAGAAATGGGGTGTAG